DNA sequence from the Bacillota bacterium genome:
GGTTAGGCTGGAATCGGACCACCCACGAGTAACCTTCGTCACGATGCGAGGTTCAAGATAACAGGAATCCCAGTCTTACAAGGATAGGAGGAGAAAGACATGAGCACCTCGAGCTTTCGCAAGTTCTACCTACCCCTGATCACCGTGGCGATTCTGAGCAGCATCGTCACCTCGGTCGTGGTAGTCTCTTACGTGTTCCCCGAGCGCCAGGGGAACGCTGCCGCGGCGGTAAGCCCGGCGGCACCCGTGTCTGAGCCCCGCAAGACCGCGGTCTTGCCCTCCCTCGCTGACGTGGCTGAGGCCGTGGGTCCAGCGGTAGTCCGGGTGGACACGACCAGGGTAGTGAGCTACGGACCTAGTGTTCCGCAGGATCCCTTCTTCGGGCCTCTCTTTCGTGACTTCTTCAAAGGGTTCGGCGGACAGTACGAGCAGCCCGGCACCGGATCGGGCTTCGTGATCAGCTCGGAGGGGCACATTATCACCAACCACCACGTAGTTGAAAACGCTCAGAAAATCCAGGTCACCCTGCCCGATGGGCGTAAGTTTGATGCGAAGCTCGTCGGATCGCACAAGGCATCGGACGTCGCCATCATCAAGATCGAGGCGAAGAACCTTCACGTCGCCGAGCTAGGGAAGTCATCCGACCTCCGGCCGGGCGACTGGGTGATCGCCATCGGGAACCCGTACGGATTTGAACATACCGTGACCGCAGGCATCGTGAGCGCTCTCAATCGAAGGCTTGGTGATGGCGCAGGCGGGACCCTGTCCACTGGAAACCTGATCCAGACGGACGCCGCAATCAACCAGGGCAACTCCGGCGGACCCCTCATCGACATGAATGGAAAGGTCATAGGGATAAACACCGCAATCCTGCCGTACGCTCAGGGCATAGGTTTCGCCATCGCGGTTGACTCTGTTAGCGACATCCTGAACGACCTAATGGCTTACGGGAAGGTCAAGAGACCGTGGATCGGCATCTGGTACCAGCAACTGACCGAGGATATTGCGAAGCAGCTCAAGCTGCCTGACGCGGACGGGATCCTCATCACTGACGTGGTGGACGACAGCCCCGCAGCCCGGGCCGGTCTGCGCCGGGGGGACGTTATCCGGGAGATGAACGGCAAGAAGGTCACCTCGGAACTGTCCCTGGCAGACGAGATCGCCAAGATGAACATCGGAGACCGAGTCATGTTCTGGGTGTGGAGAGACTCACAGCGGCTGTATGTCTCTGTCCAGCTGGGCGAGACCCCTTCAGAATGACGGACAAACGCAGCGCGGGACCCTCCGGCCGGTGCCAATGGGTGTCGCGAGCCAGAAACGCGGGGTCCCCCGCTCATATAAAAGCCCTGGGCTCTCAATTGCCCAGGGCTTCTAGTTTGGTCATACGCGTTCACTTGGCTGTGTCCCGCAATGTGGCCTTGGCTTCGCTTGCCCTGCCCACGTTGTTAGGAGCAACTACCCCGCCGGAT
Encoded proteins:
- a CDS encoding trypsin-like peptidase domain-containing protein, which produces MSTSSFRKFYLPLITVAILSSIVTSVVVVSYVFPERQGNAAAAVSPAAPVSEPRKTAVLPSLADVAEAVGPAVVRVDTTRVVSYGPSVPQDPFFGPLFRDFFKGFGGQYEQPGTGSGFVISSEGHIITNHHVVENAQKIQVTLPDGRKFDAKLVGSHKASDVAIIKIEAKNLHVAELGKSSDLRPGDWVIAIGNPYGFEHTVTAGIVSALNRRLGDGAGGTLSTGNLIQTDAAINQGNSGGPLIDMNGKVIGINTAILPYAQGIGFAIAVDSVSDILNDLMAYGKVKRPWIGIWYQQLTEDIAKQLKLPDADGILITDVVDDSPAARAGLRRGDVIREMNGKKVTSELSLADEIAKMNIGDRVMFWVWRDSQRLYVSVQLGETPSE